The sequence CAGCGTGTCAGGCTCCAAAGGCTTGATTCGGAAGTCGCATCGGAGTCCCGCGAGCGGCACGCCCACGCTAGCACACGCCCCCGGCGGGAGAATCCTGACGCCCCGGCCTGGAGCTCAGGGCTGGCAGGTCACCTGGTCGCCCTGGACGGTGCACGAGGAGCAGGTGGCCGTCTCCACCAGCACGCCCTCGCGGCACTCGAGGACGGCGAGCCCGTCCCGGCGGCACACGCCCTTGCCCTCGGCGCTGGAGGCGCAGGCGTCGCCCGCCTGGTTGTTGGACGTGTCGCAGCGCACGGCGTCAGCCGACTCGCGGCAGCCCAGCGGCCCGCGGCAGGGCACCTCGCGCCACGTGCCGCTCCGGCACTCCAGAGCAAGGACGTCTTCCTGACAGATGAAGCCGCTGCCTTCACAGCTATCCCCCGCCTTCTGGCCACAGCCAGCGAAGAGGAGGGAGCCAACCACGGTCACGGCGACGAGGAGAGAGCGGTTCATGTGCGTGCGGCGAATATTTCGAGCGGACCGCTCACGGTCAACCACCCAGTGTCTCCTGGAAGAAACGCCGGAAGTTTCCACCCACGACACGTTCCACCCAGGACTCTGGATGGCGCTTCAGCAGGGCTTCCGTGAGCAGGGGCAAATCCGTGACGTCCTTCATCCCTCGGGGAAGCGGCACCATCCCATCATAATCCGAGCCCAGCCCCACCCCTTCCACGCCCATGACGTCCACGGCGTGCTCGATGTGACGGACCACGTCGTCCACCGAGTCCCCGCCCAGGTACACGGGGGCGAAGATGATGCCCACCACCCCGCCCCGGTCCGCGATTCTCCGCAGCGACGCGTCGCTGAGGTTGCGCCAGCCGCCACCCGCCGCGCGCACCCCTGTGTGTGAACAGAAGTACCGCACCGAGGGGTGCGCGAAGAGGTCCTCCAGCGTGCGCTCCGAGGCATGGGCCACGTCCACGCTCAGGCCCAGGCGGGCCATCTCCTCCATCACCTCGAGACCCAGCGGCGTCAGCCCCCGGTTGCCCATCATCGGAAAGGAGGAACCGCCCAAATCGTTGTTGGACAGGTGCGTGAGCCCCATGAAGCGCACCCCGCGCCGGTGCAATTCCGCCAGCCGCTCCACGCGGCCTTCAATGGCATGTCCACCCTCCACGCCCAGCACCGCGGACAGCCGCCCGTGCGCGAGGTTGTCCTCCAGCGCGGCCCCGGTGGTGGTGATGCGCGCCGAGTCCCCGGAGCGGCGGCAGAACTCCTCCATGCGCTCAATCTGCCAGAGCGCCCGCGTCCACTCGCTCGCGCGCGCCTCGCGGGGCCACCCCTGCCACGCGGCGAACACGGGGAAGCCCCCGATGAAGGGGAAGCCCCGGGTGACGATGGTGAAGCACTGCAACTTCACCCCCGCCTCCTGAAGGCGGGGGAAGTCCACGTGCCCCTCCTCGGA comes from Pyxidicoccus parkwaysis and encodes:
- a CDS encoding dipeptidase is translated as MADAKVNELHQRWCLADGHADSLMWNRDLCVRSEEGHVDFPRLQEAGVKLQCFTIVTRGFPFIGGFPVFAAWQGWPREARASEWTRALWQIERMEEFCRRSGDSARITTTGAALEDNLAHGRLSAVLGVEGGHAIEGRVERLAELHRRGVRFMGLTHLSNNDLGGSSFPMMGNRGLTPLGLEVMEEMARLGLSVDVAHASERTLEDLFAHPSVRYFCSHTGVRAAGGGWRNLSDASLRRIADRGGVVGIIFAPVYLGGDSVDDVVRHIEHAVDVMGVEGVGLGSDYDGMVPLPRGMKDVTDLPLLTEALLKRHPESWVERVVGGNFRRFFQETLGG